The nucleotide window ACCGCGTTGGAATACGCGTCCAGCAACGGGGCGTCGTTTGTGGCGTCGGTGCTGTGCGCCGAATTGTCGAGCCGCAGGCTCGACGCTACACCGCCGGACTCGTCGGCAAGGTTTTCTGATTCATCCACCATCGGCAACACATCAAAAACTTTCCCTGCACTTTTCATAACAACGATCCCGCTTTGCGGGATCGAAATATCAGTAAGCCAGGAAGGGAATCTGTCAAATGGCGAACGGGAACAAGAGTGAGTACGGAAAAAGGATGCGATCAACAGACGAGAACCGGCCCGAAAGATGGAGAGCTGCTTCGAATCACCGCGGATATTTGATGGTTGTCACTTTTTGCGGATCGATCTCGAGATTGCGAGAGCTCGCCAGATTGATGTAGCCATCCAGGTTCACAGGAACGGCTCCCTCCCTGACCAGGCCGGTTATGACTGTAACCGCGATCTTGCCGTAACAACGCCCATCACGGCTCTTTAAGTAGAAACCGCCATTAAATCGGGACGACCATGCCTGTGAATCCTTTTGAGCGCCGACAAGAATCCTGGGTTGATAACCTGCCTCCGGCGCTAAAAACATCTTCTCGAAACCAAAACCATCACATGGAATCAGACCTCCATTCGCTGACTCGAAAACTGCATTCCAATCATATTTTTGAACAATATTTGGTTTCGGTGAACTCTGAATCCGAATGGTCAGGTCTCCCCCCGGTTTCAATGCGCCTACCCGTTTCGAAGTCGAAAGCGATCGGCGTGCCGCCAAGAGGAATGTAAGATTCAATTCGAAAATGAATCAAAGGTGCGGTAACATCTTCCTTGAACCAGTCCGCCACCGGTCGGGTGACAAGCCGGCTGGATCTGATTCGTTCGGCCTCGATGTCAATGGCGCACGGCTGCGGGCAATCCGCCCCGCACCGCATGTTTGAACCCGAACCCCCTTGGTCTTCAACCCGCGAAATACACGCGTTGACGCGACGCGAAGGAGGTCCCGAAGTAGCGCTTCCACCACTTGTCCTTCTCATCGAGATGGGACACTTTCGCTTCGTCGGGATTGGTCTGGCTGGACAACCAGTCGCGGAACGCAAAGTGGTTGTAAAGACGCATGAACTCGCCGAGGTAAATGTCGGCCACCCGGGTGTTGCCGCGGATGACCAGCATGTTCTCGTCGTTGTCCGTGGTGGAGGCGTCGCTGAAGTTTGCCGAGCCTGAAACCACCAGCGGATCGTCGCTGAGCGGGTCCACAAGCATGTATTTCGTGTGAAGGTACCGGACGTGCACATTCAGGCCCGACAGCCTTTCCTTCAGCCAATGGTCGAAGGCTCCCTTGCCAAGAAACGAGCCGATGGCGAATTTGTTTTCCTCCATTTTGCGCAGTGTGATGATGGCGGCTTCATTCGCCTTTTTTTGGGCCGCGGTTTTTGTCGGACCGCTCATTTGTTCCATCAAGGCGTAGCGTAATTTCGCCTTTCCCGATCGGTAGGCGTCCTGGAAAACCTTGTTCATTCCGAAGGCGAAGGTCATGAACAATGCGTCGTTGGCCTGCTTTGCCCGTTCGGCATACCAGTCAAGTGCCGCAAGGTCCGGCCTGGGACTGAAGATTTCTGTCGCCCCCTCGGGCGCGTTGCCAACGGGCACGGGCGAACTGGCGGCCAGAACGGGCGCGTCGTCACTTTTGGGTTCGTTTTTGGACAATTCCTCCCAGAGCCACAGGTATCGGCCCGCAACGTCCGTGTCTTCGCAAATGTGGACGACGTTGCTGTGACCGTAGATGCCGCCCACACTGAAATTGGTGGAGCCGGTGAGGACGGCTTCCGCCGCTCCATTTTTGGTGAGGATGATGATTTTGTTGTGGGAAAGGGTCAGCCCCTTTGCGTTGCGGGGCGCGCAGTATTTACCGAGGCCGAAACTGGCGATCGCCTTCTCGTTGGCGGTTTTCTGGCTGTCATTTTTGGCGTGGTAAAGGATTTTTACGTCGGCTTTCCGCCCAATCGCAGCCTTGAGCGCTTTCAACACGCCGGGGTCGGTGAACTCGTAAGCGCCAACCCGCAGACCCCAGCTGGCATTCTCCGCGCGGCCTATGAATTCGGCAATCGCCTCTGCGGCGCCCCGTGAAAGCCAGTCAAACGCGGCCTGACCGACCTGCCGGGGTGATTTGTCGCCAAACCGGCGCGTGTATTCCTGCGAGGCAGCCGAACCGCGGTTGAAATGCACATGGTGGATGACCCCGCGCAAACTCTCGGTCCGTATTTGCACGGGACACGTTTCCGCCTCCTGCGGATTCGCCGGCGATCCGCGCAACGCGACGACTTCATAAGTGTAATCGTAGTCCGGCTTCGCTGAGAAATCGGACCAGGTAAAACCCTGAATGGGATGCTGTCGGGTGGAATACAGCACTCCGTTCGCAGGATGAGGCTCGACACTGGCAAATGTCTTGTAGCCGCCCAGCCAGTACACTTCGCCCTCGTTGTGATCGAACCGGCGGATCGCGAAGCCGAGCAGGCCCGGACACTTCGTCTTTGGCAGATTGATCCCCAACAAGACCACATGGGTTCCGGCGATTGCCTGCACGCCAAGGCTGCCAACGTGTTGTTTGTTACGCATAGCTGTTTTCCTTTTGGACGAGAACTCGGTGGTCCTCCGGCACGGTTTTTGGGACCGTAAAAAACAACGCTGCTCAAGCTCAAACATTGAGCCCCCGGTCCTTTGGTTCGTTCCAACGTCTGCGCCTTTCGCAATTCAAAGGCGAGCTTTTTCCGCGGGCTTCGTCGCGCTTAAACTCCCAGTGCCGGACAAACGGCCATTGGTCGGTCCTGGTCGGTTGGCGGGTTGGAATTCACCGCCGAGGTGAAGAAAAAGTCGGCAGGTATTTCGAACGACCGCCGTCTTCCCGAATCGCGGGGTTTGGATCGTGCCCCGAAATTTCGCCGCTTCCGGCTGACGGGCCGTTCAAAAAAACGCCCGGTCGGGGGACCGGGCCTACAACACGACGGATTCTCCGAAAAATCTTGCAGGCCGCGTGCCCTCACGCGGCGATTTGTGCCGTTTTTGGACGGGCCGCTAACGGCCCGTGGCCTGCGTAATCAGACGCCGGTAATCTTCATCCTTCACCCGGCGTGGGATGGCGTGGCAGACTTTTCCGAAACCGGGAAAGTTCCAGAGATTTGGAAAGTCCCGGCATTGTTGCGGCTTGACAGATTGAACCGAGCAATCGTTTCCCTCGAGGAAAACGCATCCGCCGTCCGGCTTTTCAGCCAGAACCAAACCACGGCGATCCGGACGCAAGCGCATGAAGCGCTGAATGAACTCGTGCTCGGTAAGGCCCTTGTGCACGGCCAGACGCGCCAACTCGGCTTCGGTCACCCGCACCTGTCCGGGCCAACGGCAGCAAGCGGTGCAACGCCGGCATTCGTAAAAGATCGGCACCTCGGGAGCGTAATTCGTTCAACGTCGGGCGACAAGATCAGGTTGCCTGAATCGCCGGCGACACTCTACCAGGATATGATCATGGTCCGTGCAGCCGCGTGGTGGGTTGCGAACACGACATTCTTGCCAGTCCGTAACGGGACCCGACCTGCCCGCATGCCATTGGGCCGCGGGTTGCTCAGGTAATCAATTGCCTCCGCTTGATGAAGACTTTTCTGCCGACGAAAAAAAGCGTGACGGCGATAAGCGCGACCACGAGCACGGGCACCACGAGTGAAAGAAGCGAAGTGACGAGCGAGCCGCCCAGTTCCACGGTGGCCAGAATCGGATTGGCCAGGCCTCCCGTCCCGGCGCTCGACGCGCCGCGCGCCATTACAGTGCTCCCTTGAACCAGCCCGGCAACACCGCCCCCGGCAATGACCGCCAGGGTCCATTTCAAAAATGGACTCATCTCCGCGACCACTGACGCAGTGACGAGCGTGCCCGCGACGACTGCTGCCGGCGAAGCGATCGTGTCCAGCAGGTTGTCCAGCCAGGGAAT belongs to Candidatus Angelobacter sp. and includes:
- a CDS encoding YkgJ family cysteine cluster protein, giving the protein MPIFYECRRCTACCRWPGQVRVTEAELARLAVHKGLTEHEFIQRFMRLRPDRRGLVLAEKPDGGCVFLEGNDCSVQSVKPQQCRDFPNLWNFPGFGKVCHAIPRRVKDEDYRRLITQATGR
- a CDS encoding DUF4126 domain-containing protein, translated to METTLSFLIGIGLSAACGFRVFVPLLVASVAAHTGHLKLASGFAWMGSDAALIAFAVATVLEVAAYYIPWLDNLLDTIASPAAVVAGTLVTASVVAEMSPFLKWTLAVIAGGGVAGLVQGSTVMARGASSAGTGGLANPILATVELGGSLVTSLLSLVVPVLVVALIAVTLFFVGRKVFIKRRQLIT
- a CDS encoding phospholipase D-like domain-containing protein, with the protein product MRNKQHVGSLGVQAIAGTHVVLLGINLPKTKCPGLLGFAIRRFDHNEGEVYWLGGYKTFASVEPHPANGVLYSTRQHPIQGFTWSDFSAKPDYDYTYEVVALRGSPANPQEAETCPVQIRTESLRGVIHHVHFNRGSAASQEYTRRFGDKSPRQVGQAAFDWLSRGAAEAIAEFIGRAENASWGLRVGAYEFTDPGVLKALKAAIGRKADVKILYHAKNDSQKTANEKAIASFGLGKYCAPRNAKGLTLSHNKIIILTKNGAAEAVLTGSTNFSVGGIYGHSNVVHICEDTDVAGRYLWLWEELSKNEPKSDDAPVLAASSPVPVGNAPEGATEIFSPRPDLAALDWYAERAKQANDALFMTFAFGMNKVFQDAYRSGKAKLRYALMEQMSGPTKTAAQKKANEAAIITLRKMEENKFAIGSFLGKGAFDHWLKERLSGLNVHVRYLHTKYMLVDPLSDDPLVVSGSANFSDASTTDNDENMLVIRGNTRVADIYLGEFMRLYNHFAFRDWLSSQTNPDEAKVSHLDEKDKWWKRYFGTSFASRQRVYFAG